One genomic region from Spirulina subsalsa PCC 9445 encodes:
- a CDS encoding glycosyltransferase family 2 protein: MFFSVVIPTYNRKPILEKCLRALETQQLRENSPVEGYEIVVVDDGSEDGTWEWLGANLGDFPHVVRFARNHQGAAAARNFGVEQAKGEMIIFIDSDLVVTEGFLAAHGAALQRGEREQGNDRIFTYGAVINTCNFEHPTAEPYKITDFSAAYFATGNVAIAKKWLLQAGLFDTSFQQYGWEDLELGVRLKKLGLKLIKCPQAVGYHWHPPFSLQQIPKLIDQEIQRGRMGVVFYQKHPTWEVRMMIQMTWIHKLLWGILSLGGRLNERTLAPLLQWLINQGKPQLALEIARVFLNWYNVQGVYAAYAQSHIGLSE, encoded by the coding sequence ATGTTCTTTAGTGTTGTCATTCCGACCTATAACCGCAAACCCATTTTAGAGAAATGTCTCCGGGCTTTAGAAACGCAACAGTTGAGGGAGAATAGCCCCGTGGAGGGCTACGAAATCGTTGTAGTGGATGATGGGTCAGAAGATGGAACTTGGGAGTGGTTAGGGGCGAATTTAGGGGACTTTCCCCATGTCGTGCGTTTTGCTCGAAATCACCAAGGGGCGGCCGCGGCGCGCAATTTTGGGGTAGAACAGGCAAAAGGGGAGATGATTATTTTCATTGACAGTGATTTGGTAGTGACAGAAGGCTTTTTAGCAGCGCATGGGGCGGCATTGCAACGGGGAGAACGAGAACAGGGGAATGATCGGATTTTCACCTACGGGGCTGTGATTAATACTTGTAATTTTGAGCATCCCACGGCAGAGCCTTACAAAATCACGGATTTCTCGGCCGCTTATTTTGCTACGGGGAATGTTGCGATCGCCAAAAAATGGTTACTCCAAGCGGGACTCTTCGACACCTCCTTTCAACAATACGGCTGGGAAGACTTAGAACTTGGAGTCCGCCTGAAAAAATTGGGACTCAAACTCATTAAATGTCCCCAAGCCGTCGGCTATCATTGGCACCCCCCCTTTAGTTTGCAGCAAATTCCTAAACTGATTGACCAAGAAATCCAACGGGGGCGTATGGGTGTGGTGTTCTACCAAAAACATCCCACCTGGGAAGTCCGCATGATGATTCAAATGACTTGGATTCACAAATTACTCTGGGGCATTTTATCCCTAGGGGGGCGCTTAAATGAAAGAACTCTCGCCCCCTTGTTACAGTGGTTAATCAACCAAGGAAAACCCCAACTCGCCTTAGAAATCGCTCGGGTTTTCCTCAATTGGTACAATGTCCAAGGCGTTTATGCCGCCTATGCTCAAAGTCACATAGGGCTTAGTGAATAA
- a CDS encoding DASH family cryptochrome translates to MAQNSKTSRILVWYRNDLRSHDHEPLHRALQENAQIIPLYCIDPRHFQTTSFGFPKTGAFRAQFLRESLINLRETLQSLGSDLIIRLGKPEDIIPQIAQEIKLDKVYYSREITWEETQVEQALIHHLTPLGIPLKGFWTSTLIHPDHLPFNLSQIPELFTKFRQIVERNWHILPPFPPPQSLPPLPPLNPGEIPTLPALNIEPPPPKSQGVLAFQGGEKAALERLNHYFWQQDALKVYKLTRNGMLGADYSSKFSPWFALGCLSPRFIYAEVKRYEAERVKNDSTYWLIFELLWRDYFRFIAAKHGNKIFWRSGLQGLEIPWLEDGDLFEKWCKGETGYPLVDANMQELLKTGFMSNRGRQNVASFLTKNLGINWQMGAEWFESMLIDYDVCSNWGNWNYTAGVGNDARGFRYFNIAKQGKDYDPQGDYVKHWLPALANLPPHLVHEPWKMTQLEQQLYGVRLGEDYPKPMVDFMASIKQQQKVYLGLVE, encoded by the coding sequence ATGGCTCAAAATAGCAAGACTTCACGGATTTTGGTCTGGTATCGGAATGATTTGCGATCGCATGATCACGAACCCCTACACCGTGCTTTACAAGAAAATGCCCAGATTATCCCCCTTTATTGTATCGATCCTCGCCACTTTCAAACGACCTCTTTCGGCTTCCCCAAAACCGGAGCATTTCGCGCCCAATTCCTCCGAGAATCTCTCATCAATCTCCGGGAAACCTTGCAAAGCTTGGGCAGTGATTTAATCATTCGGTTGGGAAAACCTGAAGATATTATACCACAAATAGCCCAAGAAATCAAGCTAGATAAAGTTTATTATTCTCGCGAAATAACGTGGGAAGAAACCCAAGTTGAACAGGCACTGATTCACCATCTCACCCCCTTGGGAATCCCCCTAAAAGGCTTTTGGACTTCCACCTTAATTCACCCCGATCATCTCCCCTTTAACCTCTCCCAAATTCCCGAACTCTTCACCAAATTTCGCCAAATTGTCGAAAGAAATTGGCACATTTTACCCCCCTTCCCTCCCCCCCAATCCTTACCACCCCTCCCTCCCCTAAATCCCGGTGAAATTCCCACCCTTCCAGCCTTAAATATTGAACCCCCTCCCCCCAAATCCCAAGGCGTTTTAGCCTTCCAAGGAGGCGAAAAGGCCGCACTGGAACGCTTAAATCATTACTTCTGGCAACAAGACGCTTTAAAGGTCTATAAACTCACCCGCAATGGGATGTTAGGGGCGGATTATTCCTCCAAGTTTTCCCCTTGGTTCGCCTTGGGGTGTTTATCCCCCCGTTTTATTTATGCAGAAGTTAAACGCTATGAAGCAGAACGGGTTAAAAATGACTCTACCTACTGGCTTATTTTTGAGCTACTCTGGCGGGATTATTTCCGCTTTATTGCCGCTAAACACGGCAATAAAATCTTTTGGCGCTCAGGATTACAAGGGCTAGAGATTCCTTGGTTAGAAGATGGGGATTTATTTGAAAAATGGTGCAAAGGTGAGACAGGGTATCCTTTAGTAGATGCCAATATGCAGGAGTTGTTAAAAACAGGCTTTATGTCCAATCGGGGGAGGCAAAATGTAGCCAGTTTTTTAACCAAAAATTTGGGCATTAACTGGCAGATGGGGGCGGAGTGGTTTGAGTCAATGTTGATTGATTATGATGTCTGTAGTAACTGGGGAAACTGGAATTATACGGCTGGGGTGGGTAATGATGCCCGAGGATTTCGGTATTTTAATATAGCCAAACAGGGCAAAGATTATGATCCTCAAGGGGACTATGTTAAACATTGGCTACCTGCCTTAGCAAATCTGCCCCCTCATTTAGTCCATGAACCTTGGAAAATGACTCAGTTAGAACAACAACTCTATGGGGTTAGATTGGGGGAAGATTATCCTAAGCCGATGGTGGATTTTATGGCCTCTATCAAACAGCAACAAAAGGTTTATTTAGGGCTTGTTGAATAA
- the rplI gene encoding 50S ribosomal protein L9 yields the protein MSKRVQVVLNREVHKLGKSGDLVDVAPGYARNYLVPQGMAIPATPSVIRQVEIRREKERQRLLEIKQQAEAQKTALATIGRLRIQKQVGENNAIFGTVTSQDVADVLLASAAQEVDKRNITLPEINKLGNYKVEVKLHAEVTAVVDIEVAPL from the coding sequence ATGTCCAAGCGAGTACAGGTTGTTTTAAATCGAGAGGTTCATAAATTAGGGAAATCAGGGGATTTAGTGGATGTTGCCCCCGGATATGCGCGGAATTATTTAGTTCCCCAAGGCATGGCCATCCCCGCAACGCCTAGCGTTATCCGACAGGTGGAAATTAGACGGGAAAAAGAAAGACAGCGTTTATTAGAAATTAAACAACAAGCAGAAGCCCAGAAAACGGCGTTGGCAACTATTGGGCGCTTAAGAATTCAGAAGCAGGTGGGCGAAAATAACGCTATTTTTGGGACTGTTACCAGTCAAGATGTGGCTGATGTATTATTAGCAAGTGCTGCCCAAGAGGTAGATAAACGCAATATTACCCTGCCGGAAATTAACAAGTTAGGAAACTATAAGGTTGAAGTTAAGCTTCATGCTGAAGTGACGGCTGTTGTTGATATTGAAGTGGCTCCTCTTTAA
- the gloB gene encoding hydroxyacylglutathione hydrolase — MQITRLPALTDNYIFVLWDENNRQAAVVDPAEADPVLDYLQQVGGELVAIFNTHHHGDHVGANSLLMQHFPHLTVYGGAEDQGRIPGQRVFLRAGDRIQFAQRTAEVFFVPGHTRAHIAYYFPPVAPDQPGELFCGDTLFAGGCGRLFEGTPSQMVHSLSQLRQLPDSTRVWCAHEYTINNLKFALTVDSDNPTLKERYQQVQQARQQHQPTVPSLLGVEKQTNPFLRWDSPDLQQAMNSSDPVQTFSRLRGKKDRF; from the coding sequence ATGCAGATTACTCGACTTCCTGCCCTAACGGACAATTATATTTTTGTCTTGTGGGATGAAAACAACCGTCAAGCGGCTGTCGTAGACCCGGCCGAAGCGGATCCGGTGTTGGACTATCTCCAGCAAGTCGGGGGTGAATTGGTAGCGATTTTTAACACCCATCATCATGGGGATCATGTGGGGGCCAATAGTCTCCTAATGCAGCATTTCCCCCATTTAACGGTTTATGGGGGGGCGGAAGATCAGGGACGGATTCCGGGTCAAAGGGTTTTTTTACGGGCAGGCGATCGCATTCAATTCGCCCAACGCACCGCCGAAGTCTTCTTTGTTCCCGGTCACACCCGCGCCCATATTGCCTATTATTTCCCCCCCGTCGCCCCAGATCAACCCGGAGAATTATTTTGTGGCGACACCCTCTTTGCAGGAGGCTGTGGACGGCTATTTGAAGGCACCCCTAGCCAGATGGTTCATTCCCTCAGTCAATTGCGCCAATTACCCGATTCTACCCGCGTCTGGTGCGCCCATGAATACACCATCAATAACCTAAAATTTGCCCTCACCGTTGATTCAGACAATCCCACGCTAAAAGAACGTTACCAGCAAGTGCAACAAGCCCGTCAACAACACCAGCCCACAGTTCCCTCGCTGTTGGGGGTGGAAAAACAAACCAATCCCTTTCTCCGCTGGGATAGTCCCGATCTTCAGCAGGCGATGAATAGTTCTGATCCCGTGCAAACCTTTAGTCGTTTACGTGGCAAGAAGGACAGGTTTTAG